The Thermodesulfovibrionia bacterium genome contains a region encoding:
- a CDS encoding radical SAM protein gives MIKVNEIFKSIQGESTYAGLPCTFVRLSGCNLKCAYCDTNYARYDGKELSDNEIISKIEEYGAKLVEFTGGEPLLQADTPPLIKTLLDKGYTVLIETNGSICIGCLDDRLRIIMDVKTPGSGMSKRINYKNFLLLKKTDELKFVILDEADYIWARDFIAEHNLLDKFQNILFSPAYGMLEPKALATWILKDKLAVRFQLQLHKYIWAQDEHEGV, from the coding sequence ATGATCAAGGTTAATGAAATATTCAAAAGTATTCAGGGCGAATCCACATATGCCGGGCTTCCCTGTACCTTCGTCAGGCTCTCAGGCTGCAACCTCAAGTGTGCCTACTGTGACACGAATTATGCACGTTACGACGGTAAAGAGCTTTCTGATAACGAGATAATCTCAAAGATAGAGGAGTACGGGGCTAAGCTCGTTGAGTTTACCGGAGGGGAGCCGCTTCTTCAGGCTGATACGCCTCCTCTTATAAAGACGCTTTTGGATAAAGGCTATACCGTTCTTATTGAAACTAACGGTTCCATATGTATCGGGTGCCTGGACGACAGGCTAAGAATAATCATGGATGTCAAAACTCCCGGAAGCGGCATGAGTAAGAGGATCAACTACAAAAACTTCCTGCTTCTGAAGAAGACGGATGAACTTAAGTTTGTCATACTTGATGAAGCTGATTATATCTGGGCAAGGGATTTCATTGCCGAGCATAATCTGCTGGATAAATTTCAGAACATACTCTTTTCACCTGCATACGGAATGCTTGAACCCAAGGCTCTGGCAACCTGGATATTAAAGGATAAACTTGCTGTAAGGTTCCAGCTTCAGCTCCATAAATATATATGGGCTCAAGATGAGCATGAAGGAGTTTGA
- the bioF gene encoding 8-amino-7-oxononanoate synthase, whose product MSMKEFESALKDLEGRGLLRKLICLDSSHGSKVIIDGEPFINFASNDYLNLSCRPEIINALADAVRVYGFGSGSSRLLSGTYLPHKRLEDRIARFKGTEAALLFNTGYAANTGIIPAITNSDSVIFSDELNHASIIDGIRLSKAEVKIYRHKDIGHLESLLSASAAGSKIRKRLIVTDSVFSMDGDIAPLKDISYLSKQYEALLMVDDAHATGVLGKNGKGGLEYFGIDNDEIIQMGTLSKALGCFGAFVAGPQELIDYLINTARSFIFSTSLPPAIAEAAITAIDIVASDSGDLRARLLNNSDRLRKGLEGIGFKLLGSETPIIPILTGEIKDTLEISAELYKNKILALPVRPPTVPEGRCRIRFSVTAGHDEGDIVNLIKILGEIRNKAGL is encoded by the coding sequence ATGAGCATGAAGGAGTTTGAGAGCGCGCTGAAAGACCTTGAAGGCAGGGGTCTCTTAAGGAAACTCATCTGTCTTGATTCATCTCACGGCTCAAAGGTCATAATAGACGGCGAGCCGTTCATTAATTTCGCATCTAATGATTACCTGAATTTATCTTGCCGTCCTGAAATAATTAATGCCCTTGCCGATGCTGTCAGGGTGTATGGTTTCGGTTCAGGTTCATCACGCCTCCTTTCCGGCACTTATCTCCCGCACAAAAGACTTGAAGATCGTATCGCCAGGTTTAAAGGGACAGAAGCTGCGCTTCTCTTTAATACGGGATATGCCGCAAATACAGGGATTATTCCTGCTATAACGAATTCAGATTCTGTGATCTTCAGTGACGAGCTGAATCACGCAAGCATAATAGACGGGATTAGGCTTTCAAAGGCTGAGGTGAAGATATACAGGCATAAGGATATCGGCCATCTCGAAAGTCTTTTAAGCGCATCTGCCGCAGGTAGTAAGATTAGGAAGAGATTGATAGTTACTGATTCAGTATTCAGCATGGATGGAGATATTGCTCCGCTGAAGGATATCTCATACTTGAGTAAACAGTATGAAGCACTGCTGATGGTTGATGATGCCCACGCTACCGGAGTCCTTGGCAAGAACGGGAAGGGCGGGCTTGAGTATTTTGGTATTGATAATGATGAGATCATTCAGATGGGAACGCTCAGCAAGGCGCTCGGATGTTTTGGCGCCTTTGTCGCCGGACCTCAGGAACTGATAGATTACCTTATCAACACCGCAAGGAGTTTTATCTTCTCTACGTCACTTCCGCCTGCGATTGCCGAAGCAGCTATAACAGCTATTGATATTGTTGCTTCTGATTCAGGAGATCTAAGGGCGAGGCTGTTAAATAATTCAGACAGGCTCAGGAAAGGACTTGAAGGTATAGGGTTTAAATTACTTGGCTCTGAAACCCCGATAATCCCAATCCTTACAGGAGAGATAAAAGATACACTTGAGATATCAGCGGAACTTTATAAAAATAAAATATTAGCCCTTCCGGTAAGGCCGCCGACCGTTCCTGAAGGAAGATGCAGAATAAGGTTCTCTGTTACAGCAGGGCATGATGAAGGTGATATTGTGAATTTGATTAAAATACTGGGTGAAATACGAAACAAAGCAGGATTATGA
- a CDS encoding PilZ domain-containing protein — protein sequence MEKRESKRISLSVDAEVTTRGNSYSVSVENISQRGMCLVAPTSATVEDFIPGSTLGINFKAPTGEKISQHCEIKWLRIDAEPLIGLIYNIGLQAIAPPPIYNEVYMNLL from the coding sequence ATGGAAAAAAGAGAATCTAAAAGAATCAGCCTGAGTGTAGATGCTGAGGTAACAACCAGAGGCAACTCATATTCTGTCTCTGTTGAAAATATCTCTCAGCGAGGTATGTGTCTGGTCGCCCCGACTTCTGCAACAGTTGAAGACTTCATTCCGGGCTCAACATTAGGAATTAATTTCAAAGCGCCTACCGGTGAAAAGATATCACAGCACTGCGAGATAAAGTGGCTGAGGATAGATGCCGAACCGCTTATAGGCCTGATATACAATATCGGACTGCAAGCAATCGCGCCTCCCCCGATATACAATGAAGTTTACATGAATCTTTTATAG
- a CDS encoding YkgJ family cysteine cluster protein, with protein MAKDNKIIKSKVKAADKDSSICIKCTSLCCMDLTYTITRPRTRADIDELKWDLQYDIVNVYIKNKRWYETFKGKCMYLAVDNLCMIYDKRPKKCRDHLPPACEKFGDYYDVLITTPEELEKHLKKST; from the coding sequence ATGGCTAAAGATAACAAAATAATAAAATCAAAAGTTAAGGCAGCTGACAAAGACAGCAGTATATGCATCAAATGCACATCACTCTGCTGCATGGATCTCACATATACAATTACAAGGCCCAGGACAAGGGCTGATATAGATGAGCTTAAGTGGGACCTTCAGTATGACATTGTTAACGTATACATCAAAAACAAAAGGTGGTATGAGACATTCAAAGGAAAGTGTATGTATCTTGCCGTTGATAATCTATGCATGATATATGACAAGCGTCCTAAAAAGTGCAGAGACCACCTGCCCCCGGCATGTGAAAAATTCGGTGATTATTATGATGTCCTGATAACAACTCCTGAAGAACTCGAAAAACACCTCAAAAAATCAACGTAA
- the bioD gene encoding dethiobiotin synthase has protein sequence MGRGLFITGTDTGVGKTFVTAGILRSLNAMGYRSCPMKPAETGCATRGGLLVPADALKLLEASGLNEPLDTVNPYRFRHALAPSASAEKDNAVISKKKIIAGYNMLRKKYDFTIVEGSGGMMVPLYKKYLFIDLIKDMDIPLIIVARPGLGTINHTLLTLKAARDVGINVIGVILNHSMKAAKDASVSSNPNMIRSIGKADILGEVPFAAKAESVLMKKTFRNIVNNILLNRESCTG, from the coding sequence ATGGGAAGAGGATTATTCATAACCGGCACTGACACCGGAGTAGGCAAGACCTTTGTAACAGCAGGCATTCTGCGTTCATTGAATGCGATGGGTTACAGGTCCTGTCCCATGAAGCCTGCTGAGACCGGCTGCGCAACGAGAGGCGGTCTTTTAGTGCCTGCTGATGCGCTTAAACTTTTAGAGGCTTCAGGGCTCAACGAACCACTTGATACCGTGAATCCGTACAGGTTCAGACATGCTCTTGCACCTTCTGCTTCGGCTGAGAAAGATAACGCAGTTATAAGCAAGAAGAAGATCATCGCCGGCTATAACATGCTTAGAAAAAAATATGATTTCACAATTGTGGAAGGTTCCGGCGGCATGATGGTGCCGCTATATAAAAAGTATCTCTTCATAGATCTCATTAAGGATATGGACATTCCTCTTATAATAGTCGCACGTCCTGGGCTTGGAACCATAAACCATACGCTTCTCACATTAAAAGCCGCAAGGGATGTAGGCATCAACGTCATAGGTGTGATTCTTAATCATTCTATGAAAGCTGCAAAAGATGCGTCTGTCTCTTCCAACCCTAATATGATCAGAAGTATCGGCAAGGCGGATATACTCGGTGAAGTCCCATTTGCTGCAAAGGCAGAGTCTGTCTTAATGAAGAAAACATTCAGGAATATTGTGAACAATATATTGTTAAACAGAGAATCCTGTACAGGTTAA
- the lipA gene encoding lipoyl synthase: MRHPEWIKVPMSGMHRTKKILRDHGVSTVCEEARCPNQGKCFSRDVATFMILGDRCTRNCSFCAVESVIPYPPDSDEPEKVADAAHALGLRFVVVTSVTRDDLSDGGAAQFAATIYSLRRKIKGIKIEVLTPDFRGDAASLKTVLDAGPDVYNHNLETVPRLYAEIRQMADYSISLNVLKSSKTFHPEIRTKSGIMLGLGEKGAEVISLMEDLRSVNCDFLTIGQYLRPGRDNPAVVEYVRPEIFEQYKKIGLEMGFKAVASSPLTRSSMNADEMYNEIKK, encoded by the coding sequence ATGCGTCATCCTGAGTGGATAAAGGTGCCGATGTCCGGAATGCACAGGACCAAGAAGATACTGAGAGATCATGGCGTCTCAACAGTATGCGAAGAAGCAAGGTGCCCTAATCAGGGCAAGTGTTTTTCCCGTGATGTGGCGACATTCATGATCCTTGGTGACAGGTGCACAAGGAACTGCTCTTTTTGCGCTGTTGAATCCGTGATCCCATACCCTCCGGATAGTGATGAGCCGGAGAAGGTAGCTGACGCTGCACATGCGCTTGGACTGAGATTTGTTGTAGTGACCTCTGTTACAAGAGATGACCTTTCTGATGGAGGCGCAGCCCAGTTTGCCGCAACCATCTATTCGTTAAGAAGAAAGATAAAGGGGATAAAGATCGAGGTGCTCACACCTGATTTCAGAGGTGATGCTGCTTCGTTGAAGACGGTTCTTGACGCAGGGCCTGATGTATATAATCATAACCTTGAGACTGTCCCCAGGCTCTATGCTGAAATAAGGCAAATGGCTGATTACTCAATTTCTCTGAATGTGTTAAAATCATCCAAGACTTTTCATCCTGAGATCAGGACAAAATCCGGTATAATGCTGGGGCTCGGAGAGAAAGGGGCGGAAGTAATATCTCTCATGGAGGATCTTAGAAGCGTCAACTGTGACTTCCTGACCATAGGGCAGTACTTAAGGCCTGGCAGAGATAATCCGGCTGTTGTAGAATATGTGAGGCCTGAGATTTTTGAGCAGTATAAAAAGATCGGGCTTGAGATGGGATTTAAGGCGGTTGCTTCATCGCCTTTGACACGAAGCTCTATGAATGCTGATGAAATGTATAATGAGATCAAAAAGTAA
- a CDS encoding aminotransferase class I/II-fold pyridoxal phosphate-dependent enzyme — protein MYEFNRVKRLPPYVFAIVNKIKMEARRRGEDIIDLGMGNPDLPTPKHIVDKLCEASLNPKNHRYSASKGITQLRLAMAEWYKRRFDVDLDHETEVVVTIGSKEGLSHLAYAIIEPGDLVLTPAPAYPIHPYSFILAGGDVRSIPVQKDIDFFKSMEDAFKSAWPRPKVLLINFPHNPTTACTELPFFEKIVDFAKENNIIVIHDFAYADLVFDGYKAPSFMQAKGAKDVGVEFFSLTKSYSMAGWRVGFCVGNPEVVGALTTIKSYLDYGMFQPIQIASIIALRGDQSCVTEIAKTYEHRRDVLIQGLNAAGWHIEPPKATMFAWAEIPDEFKSMGSLEFTKFLLKEAGVAVSPGIGFGQAGEGFVRFALVENEHRIRQATRGIKKALGSG, from the coding sequence ATGTACGAGTTCAATAGAGTCAAACGCCTTCCGCCTTATGTCTTTGCAATTGTAAACAAGATCAAGATGGAGGCAAGAAGAAGGGGGGAGGACATCATCGACCTCGGAATGGGCAACCCTGACCTCCCGACACCAAAGCACATTGTTGACAAGCTTTGTGAAGCATCTCTGAATCCGAAGAACCACAGGTATTCAGCTTCTAAAGGCATCACGCAGTTAAGGCTTGCAATGGCTGAATGGTATAAGAGGCGTTTTGATGTTGACCTTGATCATGAGACCGAGGTTGTTGTCACTATAGGCTCAAAAGAGGGCCTCTCTCATCTTGCATATGCGATAATCGAGCCCGGAGACCTCGTGCTTACGCCGGCGCCTGCTTATCCGATCCATCCATATAGTTTTATACTTGCCGGGGGTGATGTGAGAAGCATACCTGTTCAAAAAGATATTGACTTCTTCAAGAGCATGGAAGATGCTTTTAAATCTGCCTGGCCGAGGCCCAAGGTGCTGCTCATAAACTTTCCGCACAATCCGACCACCGCGTGCACTGAGCTGCCGTTCTTTGAGAAGATCGTCGATTTTGCGAAAGAGAACAATATTATCGTGATCCATGATTTCGCTTATGCCGACCTTGTTTTTGACGGCTATAAAGCGCCGAGCTTTATGCAGGCAAAGGGCGCGAAGGATGTGGGCGTGGAATTTTTCTCACTCACAAAGAGCTATTCCATGGCGGGCTGGAGAGTCGGGTTCTGTGTTGGGAATCCCGAGGTAGTAGGAGCGCTGACTACCATAAAGAGCTATCTGGATTATGGAATGTTCCAGCCGATACAGATAGCGAGCATTATCGCATTAAGGGGTGACCAGAGCTGTGTAACTGAAATTGCAAAGACTTATGAACACAGAAGGGATGTGCTTATTCAGGGGCTGAATGCTGCGGGATGGCACATAGAGCCTCCGAAGGCTACCATGTTTGCATGGGCTGAAATACCAGATGAATTCAAGAGCATGGGTTCTCTTGAGTTTACAAAGTTTCTCTTAAAAGAGGCTGGAGTTGCCGTCTCTCCGGGAATAGGTTTCGGCCAGGCAGGCGAAGGTTTTGTCAGATTCGCGCTTGTTGAGAACGAACATAGAATAAGACAGGCAACAAGAGGCATTAAGAAGGCGTTGGGTTCAGGTTAA
- a CDS encoding homoserine dehydrogenase: MTDRSEINVGIIGFGTVGTGTARILLNQAREIERRIGFPVRLKRIADLDIKKDRGLKLPKGMLVNNVSAVINNPEIDIVVELIGGIHPAKEFVLNALKNSKHVVTANKALLATEGRLLFNAAKKYKVALGFEAAVAGAIPIIKVVRESMAGDRIKSIYGIINGTANYILSKMTYEGMDFTTALNEAKALGYAEADPTFDIEGIDSAHKIAILASLCFGLPFSFKKIYTEGITGIAPIDIQFATEFGYKIKLLAIAKQSGNEVEVRVHPTMLPKDYLISNVNGVLNAVYIESEAAGPGLYYGRGAGEMPTGNAVVSDIIDIARGIKNCSQQRIQGLGMPENPGVTFKNMDDVYTSYYLRLTALDKPGVLSRISGILGKHNISIRSMIQKSREKKAVPVVMMTHKAREKDMAKALREINKLSSVAEKTVFIRVEGEEE; this comes from the coding sequence ATGACGGATAGATCAGAAATAAATGTCGGCATAATAGGCTTCGGCACTGTAGGCACAGGAACAGCTCGTATCCTTCTAAATCAGGCCAGGGAGATCGAGAGAAGAATAGGTTTTCCTGTCAGGCTTAAGAGAATAGCTGATCTTGATATTAAGAAGGACAGGGGATTGAAGCTTCCCAAAGGGATGCTCGTTAATAATGTTTCAGCTGTTATTAACAACCCTGAGATAGATATAGTTGTCGAGCTTATAGGAGGAATTCATCCTGCAAAGGAATTCGTTCTTAATGCCTTGAAGAATTCCAAGCATGTTGTCACAGCCAATAAGGCGTTGCTTGCGACTGAAGGCCGGCTTCTGTTTAATGCCGCAAAGAAGTATAAAGTAGCCCTTGGCTTTGAGGCAGCGGTTGCAGGCGCCATACCTATTATCAAGGTTGTGCGCGAGTCAATGGCAGGCGACAGGATCAAATCGATATACGGGATAATCAACGGTACAGCAAACTATATTCTTTCAAAGATGACCTATGAGGGTATGGATTTCACAACCGCGCTCAATGAGGCAAAGGCGCTTGGATATGCAGAGGCAGACCCGACATTTGATATTGAAGGGATTGACTCGGCCCACAAGATAGCGATACTTGCTTCGCTCTGTTTCGGGCTTCCATTTTCATTTAAGAAGATATATACAGAGGGCATAACAGGCATTGCTCCGATAGATATCCAGTTCGCAACTGAATTCGGCTACAAGATAAAACTTCTTGCCATAGCCAAACAGTCAGGAAACGAGGTCGAGGTAAGGGTGCATCCGACAATGCTGCCGAAGGACTATCTCATTTCAAATGTCAATGGTGTGCTTAATGCTGTATATATTGAGAGCGAGGCGGCAGGCCCCGGTTTGTACTACGGCAGAGGTGCGGGAGAGATGCCCACGGGCAATGCAGTTGTCAGCGATATAATTGATATAGCAAGAGGCATCAAGAACTGTTCTCAGCAGAGGATACAGGGATTGGGTATGCCTGAGAATCCTGGTGTTACCTTTAAGAATATGGACGATGTCTATACATCATACTATCTGAGATTGACCGCATTGGATAAACCCGGTGTCCTTTCACGGATATCCGGTATCCTGGGTAAACATAATATAAGTATCAGATCCATGATACAGAAGAGCAGGGAGAAGAAGGCTGTGCCGGTTGTCATGATGACCCATAAGGCAAGGGAAAAGGATATGGCAAAGGCGCTGAGGGAGATCAATAAACTCTCCAGTGTTGCTGAAAAGACGGTATTTATAAGAGTTGAGGGCGAAGAGGAATAG
- a CDS encoding sulfurtransferase TusA family protein has product MGEIKADKHLDIRGVFCPYTLVKSKLAMEDIEVGQVLRIILDYPEAAVSIPKAMINYGHNVISVEKIDDKDWVVFVRKEVED; this is encoded by the coding sequence GTGGGAGAAATAAAGGCTGATAAACATCTCGATATAAGAGGCGTTTTCTGTCCTTACACCCTTGTGAAGTCAAAACTTGCCATGGAGGATATTGAGGTGGGGCAGGTGCTTCGCATAATTCTTGATTACCCTGAGGCTGCCGTCAGTATTCCAAAGGCCATGATCAATTACGGGCATAATGTTATCAGTGTGGAAAAGATAGATGATAAAGATTGGGTCGTTTTCGTAAGGAAAGAGGTAGAGGATTAA
- the moeB gene encoding molybdopterin-synthase adenylyltransferase MoeB, translated as MDFTEEQLNRYSRHIILPEVGGKGQKKISAAKVLIAGAGGLGCPVGYYLAAAGVGTIAMVDNDLVELSNLQRQIAHSVSTLGVNKADSCKRTFEGLNPDVNVVTIKERLNSKNILGIIADYDIIIDGTDNFPTRYLINDACVMTGKPLVSGAILRFEGQVTTIMPGEGHCYRCLFEEAPPPGLVPSCQEAGVLGVLPGVIGALQATEVLKLILGKGKPLMNQLLIYDALGVNFRKVKVPKNPDCKVCGANPTITELKDCEEEYCSI; from the coding sequence ATGGATTTCACAGAAGAGCAATTAAACAGGTACAGCAGGCACATAATTCTGCCGGAGGTCGGCGGCAAGGGGCAGAAGAAGATATCTGCCGCAAAGGTATTGATAGCAGGCGCAGGCGGGCTCGGCTGCCCGGTGGGTTACTATCTTGCAGCTGCCGGAGTCGGCACAATAGCAATGGTAGATAATGACCTGGTTGAACTCAGCAACCTCCAGAGGCAGATCGCCCACAGCGTCAGTACGCTTGGAGTAAATAAAGCAGACTCTTGCAAGAGGACATTTGAGGGGCTTAACCCTGATGTGAATGTTGTCACTATAAAAGAGAGGCTGAACAGCAAAAATATTCTCGGCATCATAGCTGACTATGATATTATTATTGACGGTACGGATAACTTCCCCACCAGGTATCTGATAAACGATGCATGTGTAATGACCGGGAAACCGCTTGTCAGCGGAGCCATACTGAGATTTGAAGGGCAGGTGACTACAATAATGCCGGGAGAAGGGCACTGCTACCGCTGCCTGTTTGAAGAAGCGCCTCCGCCGGGACTTGTTCCTTCATGCCAGGAGGCAGGCGTGCTTGGAGTCCTTCCGGGAGTGATAGGCGCATTACAGGCGACCGAGGTGCTTAAGCTTATACTCGGCAAGGGCAAACCGTTGATGAACCAGCTTTTGATATATGATGCGCTTGGTGTAAACTTCAGAAAGGTGAAGGTGCCCAAGAATCCGGACTGCAAGGTATGCGGCGCGAACCCGACCATTACTGAATTAAAAGACTGTGAAGAAGAATACTGTTCAATATAG
- the thrC gene encoding threonine synthase — MSFVKGLKCRECGREYNVDPIYVCEFCFGPLEVVYDYDGIKNTLTRELIESRPQNLWRYRELLPIEGEPTTALHTGYTPLIKADNLAAHLGLKSLYLKDDTVAHPTLSFKDRVVAVALAKAKEFGFDTVACASTGNLAHSVSAHGAMAGFKRFVFIPASLEKSKIIASLVYEPNLIAVDGNYDEVNRLCSEVANKYRWAFVNINIRPFYAEGSKSQGYEIIEQLGWKAPDAVVVPCASGSLMTKIWKSFKEMKKIGLIDEMKTKVFSAQATGCSPIVTAIKAGIDVIKPVKPDTIAKSLAIGNPADGFYATQVIKESGGYGEDVSDDEIVEAIKLMARTEGVFAETAGGVTLASAIKLIKSGHIKKDDVTVLCITGNGLKTQEALIGKTVEPHYIKPKLGAFEEVLEKINSGSKK; from the coding sequence ATGAGTTTTGTTAAAGGGCTTAAATGCAGGGAGTGTGGAAGAGAATACAACGTAGACCCTATATATGTGTGCGAATTCTGTTTCGGGCCTCTTGAAGTTGTCTATGACTATGACGGCATAAAAAATACGCTGACCAGAGAGCTGATAGAGTCAAGGCCTCAAAATCTCTGGCGCTACAGGGAGCTTCTTCCTATTGAGGGAGAGCCGACTACAGCATTACATACAGGATATACGCCTCTTATAAAGGCTGATAACCTTGCGGCGCATCTTGGCCTTAAGTCGCTCTATCTTAAAGACGATACAGTTGCTCATCCTACTCTTTCATTCAAGGACAGGGTTGTTGCTGTGGCTCTTGCCAAGGCAAAGGAGTTCGGGTTCGATACCGTTGCATGCGCATCTACAGGCAACCTTGCGCATTCAGTCTCTGCGCACGGTGCAATGGCAGGATTCAAGAGGTTCGTCTTTATACCCGCAAGCCTTGAAAAGAGCAAGATCATAGCTTCACTTGTGTATGAGCCGAACCTCATCGCGGTTGATGGAAATTATGACGAGGTAAACAGGCTCTGCAGCGAGGTTGCCAATAAATATCGCTGGGCATTTGTCAATATCAACATAAGGCCGTTCTACGCTGAGGGCTCCAAGTCTCAGGGGTATGAGATAATCGAACAGTTAGGCTGGAAGGCTCCTGACGCGGTTGTTGTGCCGTGCGCCAGCGGTTCCCTCATGACAAAGATATGGAAGAGCTTTAAAGAGATGAAGAAGATAGGTCTTATTGATGAGATGAAGACAAAGGTCTTCAGCGCGCAGGCAACAGGATGTTCGCCTATCGTGACCGCCATCAAGGCAGGTATCGATGTTATAAAACCTGTTAAGCCTGATACGATCGCAAAATCACTTGCGATCGGCAATCCTGCTGACGGCTTCTACGCAACACAGGTAATAAAAGAGAGCGGCGGTTATGGGGAAGACGTATCTGATGATGAAATAGTTGAGGCTATCAAGCTAATGGCAAGAACTGAAGGTGTCTTTGCCGAGACCGCAGGAGGCGTCACACTTGCGTCTGCCATAAAGCTTATTAAGAGCGGCCATATAAAGAAGGATGATGTAACTGTTCTCTGCATTACAGGCAACGGTTTGAAGACACAGGAAGCATTGATAGGAAAGACAGTTGAGCCGCATTATATAAAGCCCAAGCTTGGCGCTTTTGAAGAGGTTCTTGAGAAGATAAACTCTGGTTCAAAAAAGTAA
- a CDS encoding MoaD/ThiS family protein, whose protein sequence is MSVKVMIPVPLQRLTQGQETVDGEAGTVISLIKDLDQKYSGIAERICEGDKIRRFVNIYVNEEDIRFMSNEETLVKDGDEVSIVPAIAGGF, encoded by the coding sequence ATGTCTGTTAAAGTAATGATACCTGTACCGCTTCAGAGGCTGACGCAGGGGCAGGAAACGGTAGATGGTGAAGCAGGAACTGTAATATCACTTATAAAAGACCTTGATCAGAAGTACAGCGGCATCGCAGAGAGGATATGCGAGGGCGATAAGATCAGAAGGTTTGTGAATATCTATGTCAATGAAGAAGATATCAGGTTCATGAGCAATGAAGAGACATTAGTCAAAGATGGAGATGAGGTCTCTATAGTCCCTGCGATAGCAGGAGGGTTCTAA
- a CDS encoding NIL domain-containing protein: MKRRVRLTFPQHLIQEPVIFMMAKDFNIMPSIRRARVTDTVGEMVLELNGEENDLSNGIAYLREQGIDVELVEGDIVE; the protein is encoded by the coding sequence ATGAAGAGAAGGGTTAGGTTGACATTCCCGCAGCACCTGATTCAGGAGCCGGTGATATTTATGATGGCTAAGGATTTCAATATAATGCCCAGCATAAGAAGGGCAAGGGTCACTGATACCGTTGGCGAGATGGTGCTTGAGCTTAATGGTGAAGAAAATGACCTCAGTAATGGAATTGCGTATCTCAGGGAGCAAGGCATTGATGTGGAGCTTGTCGAGGGTGATATCGTAGAATGA
- the thrC gene encoding threonine synthase: MKPWPGLIESYRKFLPVTDSTPVITLNEGNTPLIKASRINEVVNADIELYFKFEGSNPSGSFKDRGMTLAITKAVEEGTKAVICASTGNTSASAAAYSAKADISCIVLIPEGKIAMGKLAQAMIHGSMVIQVDGNFDEALNIVKEIVKRHPISLVNSINPFRIEGQKTAAFEVCDQLGFAPVFHALPVGNAGNITAYWKGYKEYKEAGISSSLPKMLGFQAAGAAPIVLGHPVEKPETIATAIRIGNPASWKGAENARDESGGVIDSVTDDEILQAYQFIASREGIFCEPASAASLAGVIKLSNQGYFSKGGTVVCTLTGNGLKDPDNAIKLSEPPIKVKADISAIEDALRGCCI, translated from the coding sequence ATGAAGCCCTGGCCCGGATTGATCGAGAGCTATAGAAAATTTCTGCCTGTAACTGACAGCACGCCTGTCATTACACTTAATGAGGGCAATACGCCTCTCATCAAGGCATCTCGCATAAATGAGGTTGTTAACGCTGACATAGAACTTTATTTTAAATTTGAGGGCTCTAACCCGAGCGGCTCCTTTAAAGACCGCGGCATGACCCTTGCAATAACCAAGGCTGTTGAAGAAGGGACAAAGGCTGTTATCTGCGCTTCAACCGGCAACACATCCGCCTCTGCCGCGGCATACTCTGCAAAGGCTGATATATCATGTATCGTTCTTATTCCTGAAGGCAAGATAGCCATGGGCAAGCTGGCTCAGGCGATGATACACGGCTCTATGGTAATCCAGGTTGACGGCAACTTTGATGAGGCGCTTAATATTGTTAAGGAGATCGTAAAAAGGCATCCAATTTCACTTGTGAATTCAATTAACCCTTTCAGGATAGAGGGGCAGAAGACAGCGGCGTTTGAGGTCTGCGACCAGCTTGGCTTCGCTCCCGTCTTCCACGCACTGCCTGTTGGGAATGCAGGCAATATTACAGCTTACTGGAAAGGATACAAAGAGTATAAAGAAGCAGGTATAAGCTCTTCACTGCCGAAGATGCTCGGCTTTCAGGCTGCCGGAGCTGCGCCTATCGTACTCGGGCACCCGGTTGAGAAACCTGAAACAATAGCTACTGCCATCAGGATAGGCAATCCTGCCAGCTGGAAAGGCGCTGAGAATGCGAGGGATGAATCCGGAGGCGTGATCGATTCTGTTACCGATGATGAGATCCTTCAGGCATATCAGTTCATCGCGTCAAGGGAAGGCATTTTCTGCGAGCCTGCATCAGCTGCATCTCTTGCAGGAGTAATTAAGCTTTCCAATCAAGGCTATTTCTCTAAAGGCGGCACAGTCGTCTGTACTCTGACAGGCAACGGACTCAAGGATCCGGATAATGCAATTAAGCTCTCTGAGCCACCGATAAAGGTCAAGGCTGATATCTCTGCGATAGAGGACGCATTAAGAGGTTGTTGTATATAG